From the genome of Terriglobales bacterium, one region includes:
- a CDS encoding rhomboid family intramembrane serine protease, with amino-acid sequence MNRRMFTGREMTLSLPPFTRAVVWLLGINTGIFLLLALLSRVIPDTVIEVIRWFGLSPASVVHGLVWQVVTYSFLHLAFMHWFGNMLGLWMFGSSFESSWGTRRFLELYFAGVLGGALFSIALAYTGVLGSPQSVTIGASGGVYAILMAFGIVFAENEIMLIPFPFRIKAKYFVAILIVITVFFSLDERGGTNYLAHLGGLLFGYLYVKFGRRGVTRGVGESYFNLRNSYYRWKRRRAARKFEVYMRKHDRTVSFDDQGHYLEPEDPKKKGNGESQPPWVN; translated from the coding sequence ATGAATCGACGCATGTTTACTGGCCGGGAGATGACACTCAGTCTTCCGCCCTTTACCCGCGCAGTGGTGTGGCTGCTGGGCATCAATACGGGAATATTTCTGTTGCTGGCGTTGCTGTCGCGAGTGATTCCGGATACGGTGATCGAAGTGATCCGCTGGTTCGGGCTGTCGCCGGCCTCGGTGGTCCACGGCCTTGTCTGGCAGGTAGTAACTTACTCCTTCCTCCACCTTGCCTTCATGCACTGGTTCGGAAATATGTTGGGCCTCTGGATGTTCGGTTCGTCGTTCGAAAGCTCCTGGGGAACGCGGCGGTTTCTGGAGTTGTATTTCGCGGGAGTGCTTGGGGGGGCTCTGTTCAGCATAGCGCTGGCGTACACAGGAGTGCTGGGCTCACCGCAATCGGTCACGATTGGGGCTTCAGGCGGCGTTTATGCAATCTTGATGGCCTTCGGCATCGTCTTTGCCGAGAACGAGATCATGCTGATCCCGTTCCCTTTTCGTATTAAGGCAAAATACTTCGTCGCTATTTTGATTGTGATCACCGTATTCTTCTCGCTTGATGAGCGCGGCGGTACCAACTACCTTGCCCATCTCGGAGGACTGCTCTTTGGGTATCTTTACGTGAAATTTGGCCGCCGCGGCGTGACTCGGGGAGTCGGCGAGAGCTATTTCAATCTTCGAAATTCTTATTACCGCTGGAAGCGGCGGCGTGCCGCACGGAAATTTGAGGTCTACATGCGGAAACACGATCGCACGGTCAGCTTCGACGATCAGGGACACTACCTGGAACCGGAAGATCCGAAAAAGAAAGGCAATGGTGAGAGCCAGCCACCCTGGGTGAACTAG
- a CDS encoding M20/M25/M40 family metallo-hydrolase yields the protein MLTPSLMVAQTARPSHGPEEAPARTHDPLFLPQSPRPSPSRPKVLPDPAIAAALREVSAARIRASIERLVSFGTRLTISSSDPQAVASGRGIGAAREWIKAEFERYSQDCGGCLEVKTDTFMQEPARRVPKPTEIVNVYAVLRGTDPVAAKRIFLVTGHYDSRPSNDQDTTALAPGANDDGSGTAVSLECARVLSKHRFPATIIFLTVAGEEQGLYGSRHFAKMAREQGWNLEAVLNNDIVGGDRSSGQDASVVRVFSEGIPANATETEVKTIRGLGGESDSPSRELARYIRETGRTYLPATFSAKLIFRPDRYLRGGDHTSFNEEGFAAVRMTEYRENFNHQHQDVRTENGIEYGDLPKFVDYEYVANVARLNAATLASLASAPPLPSNLRLETRKLENDSTLIWDPLPEGSAVVYEVLWRPTTAAEWENVQAAGKGPQATIDRSKDNVVFAVRAVDGKGHRSLPALPKPER from the coding sequence ATGTTGACCCCATCCCTGATGGTTGCACAAACTGCAAGGCCCTCCCATGGTCCGGAAGAGGCGCCGGCGCGGACTCATGATCCACTGTTTTTGCCCCAGAGCCCACGTCCATCGCCATCGCGTCCCAAGGTGTTGCCGGACCCGGCGATCGCGGCCGCGCTGCGAGAGGTTTCTGCCGCCCGTATCCGAGCCAGTATCGAGAGACTGGTGAGCTTCGGCACGCGTCTCACCATCTCGTCCTCGGATCCGCAAGCAGTGGCTTCCGGCCGTGGCATCGGCGCCGCCCGCGAATGGATCAAAGCGGAATTTGAGCGCTATTCGCAGGATTGCGGTGGCTGCCTTGAGGTAAAGACCGACACCTTCATGCAGGAGCCTGCGCGCCGCGTCCCAAAACCTACGGAAATCGTGAATGTGTACGCCGTCTTGCGGGGAACCGATCCCGTGGCCGCCAAACGTATTTTCCTGGTGACGGGTCATTACGATTCCCGCCCCTCCAATGATCAGGACACCACTGCCTTAGCTCCTGGCGCGAATGATGACGGCAGCGGCACCGCTGTCTCGCTAGAGTGCGCGCGGGTGCTCAGCAAGCATCGCTTTCCGGCTACGATCATTTTTCTCACCGTGGCCGGCGAGGAGCAGGGACTCTACGGCAGCCGCCACTTCGCCAAAATGGCCCGCGAGCAAGGCTGGAACCTGGAAGCGGTGCTGAACAACGATATCGTCGGAGGAGACCGCAGTAGCGGTCAGGACGCAAGCGTCGTCAGGGTCTTTTCGGAAGGAATTCCCGCCAATGCTACGGAAACTGAGGTCAAGACCATTCGTGGCCTTGGAGGCGAAAGCGATTCGCCCTCCCGGGAACTGGCGCGCTATATCCGCGAAACCGGACGTACCTATCTGCCCGCTACATTTAGTGCAAAGCTGATCTTTCGGCCGGACCGCTATCTGCGCGGAGGCGACCACACCTCCTTCAATGAGGAGGGTTTTGCTGCCGTTCGCATGACCGAATATCGCGAGAACTTCAATCACCAGCATCAGGACGTTCGCACCGAAAACGGCATCGAATATGGCGACTTGCCGAAGTTCGTGGACTACGAATACGTCGCTAACGTGGCTCGACTCAACGCGGCTACGCTGGCATCTTTGGCCTCGGCGCCTCCACTCCCCTCGAACCTTCGCCTGGAAACGCGTAAACTGGAGAATGATTCCACGCTGATCTGGGATCCGCTGCCCGAGGGTTCGGCTGTAGTCTATGAAGTCCTGTGGCGGCCCACGACGGCTGCAGAGTGGGAGAATGTTCAGGCGGCCGGGAAGGGACCGCAAGCGACGATCGATCGCTCGAAGGACAACGTGGTGTTCGCCGTCCGGGCGGTCGACGGAAAGGGACATCGCAGCCTGCCGGCGCTGCCGAAACCAGAACGCTAA
- a CDS encoding carboxypeptidase-like regulatory domain-containing protein, with translation MADSKKDPRKDYALIIGTVFDSSGHLVPGVPVKIRRADQKKAKWELISNSMGEFAQRLPTGQADYIVWADIKLPKGEPRPETKVHIESNERVDISLHLK, from the coding sequence TTGGCCGATAGCAAGAAAGATCCACGCAAGGATTACGCACTCATTATTGGAACCGTATTTGATTCCAGCGGTCACCTGGTTCCGGGTGTTCCGGTGAAGATTCGGCGGGCTGATCAGAAGAAGGCGAAATGGGAGCTGATATCAAACTCGATGGGCGAGTTTGCCCAGCGACTCCCCACAGGACAGGCCGATTACATAGTCTGGGCGGACATAAAGCTTCCAAAGGGCGAACCCAGACCGGAGACCAAAGTACACATCGAGAGTAATGAGCGAGTGGACATCAGCCTGCATCTAAAGTGA
- a CDS encoding carboxypeptidase-like regulatory domain-containing protein: MKRNVLGTAILLTAVAACVWAFATVAKDKPEDKLSTTRTLQGQVLDAADAGIPDAVVYLKNTKTLGVRTFIADKDGNYRFTALSLNIDYQVYAEHHGSKSEIKTVSSFDTRKTVVLNLKIDVKR; this comes from the coding sequence ATGAAGAGAAACGTACTAGGTACAGCGATCTTGCTGACGGCTGTCGCGGCTTGCGTATGGGCTTTCGCGACGGTTGCCAAAGATAAGCCCGAGGACAAACTGTCAACCACGCGCACTCTGCAAGGGCAGGTGCTGGACGCCGCTGACGCCGGCATTCCGGATGCTGTGGTTTACCTGAAGAATACCAAGACCCTGGGAGTGCGAACCTTCATCGCCGATAAAGATGGTAACTACCGCTTTACGGCTCTTTCTCTCAATATCGACTACCAGGTTTACGCTGAACACCACGGCAGTAAGAGCGAAATCAAGACGGTGAGCTCTTTTGACACGCGCAAGACCGTAGTGCTGAATTTGAAGATCGACGTGAAGCGTTAG
- a CDS encoding phage holin family protein: MRLLINWLLSAISLLLVAYIVPGFQISGIGAALLAAVVIGLINATLGLVLKVVTFPLTVLTLGIFWIVINALMLKLASALVPGFHINTFLAAFLGAIVLSVINLILRSLVPKPERRY; this comes from the coding sequence ATGCGACTCCTGATCAACTGGCTACTGAGCGCAATCAGCCTGCTGCTGGTGGCCTACATCGTGCCCGGATTTCAGATCAGTGGCATTGGTGCCGCGCTGCTGGCAGCGGTTGTGATTGGCCTGATCAATGCCACCTTGGGACTGGTTTTGAAGGTGGTGACATTTCCGCTAACCGTCCTCACGCTGGGAATCTTCTGGATTGTCATCAATGCGCTGATGCTGAAACTAGCCTCTGCGCTCGTGCCCGGGTTTCACATCAACACCTTCCTGGCGGCATTTCTTGGCGCCATTGTGTTGAGTGTGATTAACCTGATCCTGCGCTCCCTGGTGCCCAAGCCGGAGCGGCGGTATTAG
- a CDS encoding PPOX class F420-dependent oxidoreductase, producing MDNAAIGQFGNQKYLSLESYRKNGTGVRTPVWFATDPSGTFYVYTTDDAWKVKRIRNNPHVKIVPCDMRGRPKGSWVDAQAKLVEGNEAEKGQQLLNHKYFWKRIGDVFSRLLGHKQVMITIRI from the coding sequence ATGGATAACGCGGCCATCGGTCAGTTTGGTAATCAAAAGTACCTTTCCCTGGAAAGCTATCGCAAAAACGGTACGGGGGTGCGCACCCCGGTTTGGTTTGCCACAGATCCATCAGGTACGTTCTATGTGTACACAACCGACGATGCGTGGAAAGTCAAGCGCATCCGCAACAATCCTCACGTCAAGATTGTGCCCTGTGACATGCGTGGCCGGCCAAAGGGCTCCTGGGTAGATGCCCAGGCAAAATTGGTGGAGGGCAACGAAGCCGAAAAGGGTCAGCAGCTGTTGAATCACAAGTATTTTTGGAAGCGTATTGGAGATGTCTTCAGCCGTTTGCTGGGACATAAGCAGGTAATGATCACCATACGCATCTGA
- a CDS encoding DinB family protein: protein MSQAAIDRPQANEYNEYYSRYISLVPQQDILLTLERQLPETVKLLRNVGEDRGGYRYAPDKWSIKQVIGHLADTERVFAYRALRISRNDSTPIEGFEQDDYVLYGPFQQCRLADLVSEFEHIRHSTLDLFRNLDPQAWTRRGVANKNEVSVRAIAYILAGHELHHRKILQEKYLAASAA from the coding sequence GTGAGCCAGGCCGCGATCGACCGCCCTCAAGCCAATGAATATAACGAATACTACAGCCGCTACATTTCGCTGGTTCCGCAGCAAGACATACTGCTGACGCTGGAGCGACAGCTGCCGGAAACTGTGAAATTGCTGCGCAATGTCGGAGAGGATCGGGGAGGATACCGCTATGCCCCTGACAAATGGAGTATCAAGCAGGTGATAGGACATCTAGCGGATACAGAACGTGTTTTCGCGTACCGCGCGCTGCGCATCTCGCGCAACGATTCCACTCCCATCGAAGGATTCGAGCAGGACGATTACGTGCTCTACGGTCCCTTCCAACAGTGCCGTCTTGCTGACCTGGTATCTGAATTCGAACATATCCGTCACTCCACCCTGGACCTGTTCCGTAACCTGGATCCCCAGGCCTGGACGCGGAGAGGTGTGGCCAACAAGAACGAGGTGAGCGTACGCGCCATCGCCTACATTCTTGCCGGTCACGAACTGCACCACCGCAAAATTCTGCAAGAGAAATATCTTGCCGCCTCGGCGGCCTGA
- a CDS encoding holo-[acyl-carrier-protein] synthase, translated as MIVGTGIDIVEVPRMAAAIERFGERFLRRVFTAAEIRYCDSKANRMERYAARFAAKEAALKAIGTGWKRGVAWTDVEVCREPGGRPSIVFAGMAAEFASKLGVKRVSLSMSHTEEHAVAQVILEN; from the coding sequence ATGATTGTGGGCACCGGCATTGATATCGTCGAAGTTCCGCGCATGGCTGCAGCCATTGAGCGCTTTGGGGAGCGTTTCCTGAGGCGCGTTTTCACTGCCGCGGAAATTCGCTATTGCGACTCCAAGGCCAACCGCATGGAACGATATGCAGCGCGTTTTGCCGCGAAAGAGGCAGCCCTGAAAGCCATCGGCACAGGTTGGAAGCGGGGCGTGGCCTGGACCGATGTGGAGGTGTGTCGCGAACCCGGTGGCCGGCCTTCCATCGTTTTTGCGGGCATGGCCGCAGAATTTGCATCCAAGCTGGGAGTAAAGCGGGTCTCGCTATCGATGTCTCACACCGAGGAGCATGCGGTGGCGCAAGTAATTCTCGAAAACTGA
- a CDS encoding MlaD family protein — MPSQRQVKWAQLRVGVTVLFAAVTLAVLIFLMSGTGGFLARKIILKSYFDNAGGLRIGAPVRLQGVDIGNVKAIQVVPSHGLTPVEVVMKINKGFQPDLHIDSLASMSTVGVLGESFVDIDSTQAKGRQVHDGDVLPIRDHPDLQDMIRASQTSLQNIDVLVRRIDRIVGFIESGQGSIGKLIYDQELYNRLNTALTQVQSMVTEISSGKGSIGKLIATDELYDKANLAVDHLNQIIDEVNQGQGTVGKLLKDPSLYNNANSTIDKVNKVMADVNEGKGALGKFTRDQAFANKLDNTVTKLSTIMDRLEAGEGTAGKLLRDPSLFVNADQMLIETRGLVQAIRENPKKYLTIHFKVF; from the coding sequence TTGCCGAGTCAACGTCAGGTCAAGTGGGCGCAACTGCGGGTGGGTGTGACAGTTTTGTTTGCGGCTGTCACCCTCGCTGTGCTCATCTTCCTGATGAGCGGAACGGGTGGATTTCTCGCGCGCAAAATCATACTTAAATCCTACTTCGACAATGCTGGGGGGCTACGCATAGGCGCCCCGGTCCGTCTGCAAGGAGTCGACATTGGCAATGTGAAGGCGATCCAGGTGGTTCCCAGCCACGGTTTGACTCCCGTGGAAGTGGTGATGAAGATCAACAAAGGATTTCAGCCGGACTTGCACATTGACTCCCTGGCTTCCATGAGCACGGTCGGGGTATTAGGCGAATCTTTCGTGGATATCGACAGCACACAGGCAAAAGGACGCCAAGTGCACGACGGCGACGTGCTGCCCATCCGCGATCATCCTGACCTGCAGGATATGATCCGCGCCAGTCAGACCAGTCTGCAGAACATCGATGTACTGGTTCGCCGCATTGACCGCATCGTAGGTTTCATCGAGAGCGGCCAGGGCTCTATCGGCAAGCTGATTTACGATCAGGAACTCTACAATCGCCTGAATACCGCTCTGACGCAAGTGCAGAGCATGGTCACCGAAATCAGCTCCGGCAAGGGAAGCATCGGAAAGTTGATTGCCACAGATGAGCTCTACGACAAGGCCAACCTGGCTGTGGATCACCTTAACCAGATCATCGATGAGGTCAATCAGGGCCAGGGCACGGTAGGCAAGCTGCTGAAGGATCCCAGTCTCTACAACAATGCCAACTCGACTATCGACAAGGTCAACAAAGTAATGGCGGACGTGAACGAAGGCAAAGGTGCTCTCGGCAAATTTACCCGTGACCAGGCTTTTGCCAACAAGCTGGATAATACCGTCACCAAGCTATCTACCATCATGGACCGCCTGGAAGCAGGAGAAGGAACCGCCGGCAAGCTGCTGAGAGATCCCTCGCTGTTCGTAAATGCCGATCAAATGCTGATCGAGACAAGGGGCCTGGTGCAGGCCATCCGTGAAAACCCCAAGAAGTACCTGACCATTCACTTCAAAGTCTTTTAG
- a CDS encoding M13 family metallopeptidase → MRWQGLGWLILVCNLSNLVWSQAAGNLAPAGTPRALELSDMDPSVDPCVDFYRYACGGWMSRNPIPPDQSRWGRFNELQENNFKALRGILEQASAPDPARSETTQKLGDYYASCMDEARIESQGTKPIEPLLKAVDKISNKKDLLRTVALLHTNGVAALFVFAQAPDLHDATRSVANLDQGGLGLPDRDYYRNNDAKSVETRQRYLEHMQKMFELLGETPQAASANSKTVMEIETSLANASMDRAERRDPEKRDHWMKVEEISSAAPNFELLTYFQDTAAPEFSSLNVVNPDFFRTISPLIDSVPLEQWKAYLRWHVARTAAPLLSKRFVEEDFRFERQYLQGQKEMQLRWKQCVERTDRQVGQLLGRPYVDEYFGPQNKERTLQMVQMIETALAGDIKSLSWMSDTTKKQAQIKLDAIRNNIGYPDKWRDYSNLKIVRGEFAEDTLRANHFEFNRQLDKIGRAVDRTDWNMSPPTVNAYYRSAFNDITFPAGILQPPFYDAKLDDAMNYGGIGAVIGHELTHGFDDQGSQFDAQGNFKSWWTPEDRKEFENRTDCIVKEYEGFTVGDLHLRGKLTLGENTADNGGLRIAYLALEDQLKDKDVPKMDGFTPQQRFFLGYARIWCQNITPEAARVRVYTDPHSPGQYRVNGVISNMPEFQKAFGCKVGQPMVRQNACRVW, encoded by the coding sequence ATGCGCTGGCAGGGGTTGGGATGGCTGATTCTGGTCTGCAATCTGAGCAATCTGGTTTGGTCGCAAGCCGCCGGCAACCTCGCCCCGGCCGGCACGCCTCGCGCGCTTGAACTCAGCGACATGGATCCGAGCGTCGATCCCTGCGTGGATTTTTACCGGTACGCCTGCGGCGGTTGGATGTCACGCAATCCCATTCCTCCCGATCAGTCGCGATGGGGCCGGTTTAATGAACTGCAGGAGAACAACTTCAAAGCGCTGCGGGGAATTCTGGAGCAGGCCTCGGCTCCCGACCCTGCACGCAGCGAGACCACGCAGAAGCTGGGCGACTACTACGCCTCCTGCATGGATGAAGCTCGTATCGAAAGCCAGGGCACCAAGCCGATCGAGCCTCTGCTGAAGGCGGTGGACAAGATCAGCAACAAAAAAGATCTGCTGCGCACGGTGGCGCTGCTCCACACCAATGGTGTCGCAGCCCTGTTCGTTTTCGCTCAGGCACCTGATTTGCACGATGCTACCCGCAGCGTTGCCAACCTCGATCAGGGTGGTCTGGGGCTTCCCGACCGCGACTACTACCGAAATAACGACGCCAAGTCCGTCGAAACCAGACAACGCTACCTGGAGCACATGCAAAAGATGTTTGAGCTCCTCGGAGAGACACCGCAAGCTGCTTCGGCCAATTCCAAGACGGTGATGGAAATTGAAACCAGCCTGGCCAACGCTTCCATGGACCGTGCTGAGCGGCGCGACCCGGAAAAGCGCGATCACTGGATGAAAGTGGAGGAGATCAGCTCGGCAGCGCCCAATTTTGAGTTGCTCACTTACTTTCAGGACACCGCTGCCCCGGAGTTTTCCTCTCTCAATGTCGTTAATCCGGATTTTTTCCGAACCATAAGTCCCCTCATCGACTCCGTCCCGCTCGAGCAGTGGAAAGCCTACCTTCGCTGGCATGTGGCACGAACAGCCGCACCGCTGCTGTCCAAGCGCTTTGTGGAAGAGGATTTTCGCTTTGAACGCCAGTATCTCCAGGGACAGAAAGAAATGCAGCTGCGATGGAAACAATGCGTGGAGCGCACCGACCGCCAGGTTGGTCAGCTGCTCGGCCGCCCTTACGTAGATGAGTATTTCGGCCCGCAAAACAAAGAGCGCACGCTGCAGATGGTCCAGATGATTGAGACCGCGCTGGCTGGGGATATTAAGAGCCTGTCCTGGATGAGCGATACCACGAAGAAGCAAGCGCAGATCAAGCTGGATGCAATTCGCAACAACATCGGATATCCGGACAAATGGCGCGACTACAGCAACCTGAAGATTGTCCGCGGTGAGTTTGCGGAAGACACATTACGCGCCAATCACTTCGAGTTTAACCGGCAACTGGACAAGATCGGCAGAGCGGTTGACCGCACGGACTGGAACATGTCGCCACCGACGGTGAACGCATACTATCGGTCGGCGTTCAACGACATCACCTTTCCCGCCGGGATCCTGCAACCCCCCTTCTACGATGCGAAACTCGATGACGCGATGAACTACGGCGGCATTGGGGCGGTAATCGGTCACGAGTTGACCCATGGTTTCGACGACCAGGGGAGTCAATTCGATGCGCAGGGTAATTTCAAATCCTGGTGGACGCCCGAGGATCGCAAGGAGTTCGAGAACCGCACTGACTGTATCGTAAAAGAATATGAAGGATTTACGGTCGGCGATCTGCACCTGCGGGGCAAACTCACCCTGGGCGAGAACACCGCCGATAACGGCGGGCTTCGTATTGCTTATCTCGCACTCGAAGATCAGCTCAAAGACAAAGATGTGCCAAAGATGGACGGATTCACGCCGCAGCAACGATTCTTCCTGGGGTACGCTCGGATCTGGTGCCAGAACATCACGCCCGAAGCGGCCCGCGTGCGTGTCTACACCGATCCCCATTCGCCGGGCCAGTACCGCGTGAACGGCGTGATCTCGAATATGCCGGAATTCCAAAAGGCATTCGGCTGCAAAGTGGGACAACCTATGGTCCGCCAAAACGCCTGCCGCGTGTGGTAG